GCAGCGGGTCATCGCGGCCGAGGGCGTGACCTGCGCGGCCATGGTGCCCTCGATCCTGACCAATATCATCGAGCATGTCCGGGCGAACGGACTGGATCTGGGCCGGCTGGAATCCGTCGTGACCTCGGGCGCCGGCGCGGCGCCGCGGCTGATCGCCTGGCTGCACGAGAACGGCATCGCCACCACCCACACCTGGGGCATGACGGAATGCATGTTCGGCACCTCGGGCGCGCTGCTGAGTGCCCACGCCGACCTGCCGCTGGACGAGCGCATGCCCTATCTGCTGAAGGACGGCCGCCAGACCGCGCTGACCCGCATCCGCATCGTCGATGACGAGGGCAATGTGCTGCCGCGCGATGGCCAGACGCGGGGCCATCTGCGCGTCCGGGGCCAGTGGGCGGCCAAGGGCTATCTGAACCAGCCCGAGAACTGCACGCTGGACCGCGACGGCTGGCTGATCACCGGCGACATCGCGACGATCGACCCCGACGGCTATCTGAAGATCGTGGACCGCGACAAGGATCTCATCAAGTCGGGTGGCGAGTGGATCAGTTCCTCCGATCTCGAAAAGATCGCCGCCAGCCACCCCGACGTGGTCCAGGCTGCCGCAATCGCGGTCAATCATCCCAAATGGCAGGAGCGGCCGCTGCTGATCGTGCAACTGCGCGAGGGCGCGGTGCTGGATGCGCCCGCCATCCTGGAACTGATCGGCAGCCAGGTGGCGAAATGGTGGGTGCCCGACGACGTGGTGCAGATCGCCGAGTTCCCGCTGAGCGCGACCGGCAAGGTCCGCAAGATGGAGCTGCGCGAGACCTTTGCGGATCACTACAACCAGAAGGCCGAGGCCTGACAGCACGGGCGGCGCGGACAAGACCCGCGCTGCTTTGCGCATGAAAAAGCCCGCCGGTTGGCGGGCTTTCCTGTTGGCGCGGGAAGGGATCAGGCCTTGCGGCCCTGCTTTTCCTTCTCGGCCGAGGCCCGCAGTGCCTCGCGCGCGGCCGCCCAGTCCTCGGCGCTCATGTCCGAGAGATCGGCGAAGGTCGAGGGCGCGGCCAGGTGGTGGCCGCCATCCACGGCGACGGTGGCGCCGTTGATATAGGTGCAGGCGTCCGACATCAGGAAGGCAGTCAGGTTGCGCAGCTCGTGCATCTCGCCGAAGCGGCGCAGCGGCACCTTTTCCTTTTGCGTCGCGCCGACCGACGAGCCGGGGATCGGGTTCAGCTTTTCCCAGGCGTTCGGGGTCGGGAACGGGCCCGGCGCGATCGCGTTCAGGCGGATGTTCTTGGGACCCCATTCGACCGCCAGCGACATGGTCATCGCCTGGATCGCCGCCTTGGACATGGCCGAGGGGGTGACGAAGGCCGAGCCGGTCCAGACCCAGGTGACCAGGTTCGACAGCACGGTGCCCGGCAGCCCGCCGGCGATCCAGCGCTTGCCGCAGGCCAGCGTGGCGAAGAACGAACCGTCCATGACCGTCTGGGTGATCGCCTGATAGCCGCGCGGGCTGAGCGTCTCGGTGGGCGCGATGAAATTCGCCGCGGCATTGTTGACCAGCCCGGTCAGCGGGCCGCTTTCCCAGATCTTCGCCACGGTCGCATCGACGCTTTCCGGGTCACGGACATTGGTGATCAGATAGTCGGCCGCGCCGCCTTCGGCCGCGATGGTCTTGCAGGCCTCGGCCAGCACATCCTCGCGCCGGCCGCAGATGAAGACATGGGCGCCAAGCGCGGAAAAGCCGCGCGACATTTCCAGCCCCAGCCCGGTGCCGCCGCCGGTGACCAGGATGCGCTTGCCCGCCAGCAGGTCGGGCTTGTAGGGGCTTTGGGCGCGGATTTCAGAATTTGACATGGGCGGCTCCTTTCAGGCCCAGCATGGCGCGGGCTTCGTCCGGGGTGGCGGTTTCGATCGACAATTCGTTCAGGATGCGGGTGATCTTCTCGACCTGTTCGGCATTCGACTTGGCCAGTTCGCCCTTGCCGATATAGATGCTGTCCTCAAGCCCGACGCGCACATGGCCGCCCAGCGTGGCATTGGTCACGGCCATCGTCATCTGGTGGCGGCCCGCCGCCAGCACCGACATGACATACTGGTCGCCGAACAGCCGATCCGCGGTGCGGCGCATATGCAGCAGATGCTCGGCTTCGGCACTGATCCCGCCGAGAATGCCGAACACGCCCTGCACGAACAGCGGCCCGTCGACCAGCCCGCGATCCAGGAAATGCGCCAGGTTGTAGAGATGGCCGACATCGTAGCACTCATACTCGAACCGGGTGCCCTGTTCGGACAGGGCGCGGATGCCGCGCTCGATCTGGGTAAAGGTGTTGGACAGGATGAAGTCCTTGGTCATCTCCAGATAGGGGCGTTCCCAGTCGTGCTGGAACTCCTTGATCCTGGCCGCCGCGCCCGAGATGTTGAAGTTCAGCGAGCCCATGTTCATCGAGGCGAGCTCGGGCGCGAAGGCCAGCGCCGGGGCCAGCCGGTCCTCGAGCGACATGCCTAGGCCGCCGCCGGTGGTGATGTTGACCACCGCATCGCAATTGTCGCGAATGCGCGGCAGGAAGCGGGCATAGTCCTCGGGCTTTTGTGAGGGCGCGCCGGTGCCTTCGACGCGGGCGTGCAGGTGCAGGATCGCCGCGCCGGCGCGGGCGGCATCGATGGCCTGGGTGCCGATGGTCTCGGCGCTGACCGGCAGATAGGGGCTCATCGTCGGGGTGTGAATCGAGCCGGTGATGGCGCAACTCACGATAACCTTCCTGGATGGTTGCAAGGCTTCCTCCTCCTCAAGGATCACGCGGGCACCGGCGCATCGAGGCAATGGCCGCCACCTTCAACGCATATTGTTTGCTTCATTATGATATTGACATGCACCATATCTGTAAAGCGGCGGGCGTGCCGCGGGCGCAAAAAAATCTGTTGCCAAGAAATATACGCTAGCATATCGTATTCATGCTAAATTCACGGCAGGGCAAGGATTGTCCGCCGGGCTCATCCTGTATTACGGCCATCGGAGGAGAAACCAATGTCCAGCACAAGCAAAACCGCCATCGTCACCGGCGGCGGGCAGGGAATCGGGCGCGCCATCACCCTGCGCCTTGCCAAGGAAGGTTACAAGGTCGCCATCTTCGACCTGAAGCCCGAACTGGCCGAGGAAACCGCCACCGAAGCCCGCGCCAATGGCGTCGAGGTCAAGATCTATGGCCTGGACGTGGCGGACGAGGCTGCGGTCAATGCGGCGGTCGCCGATGTCGAGGCCAATCTTGGCCCGGTCTGGGTGCTGGTGAACAATGCCGGCTGGGACAAGCCCGCGATGTTCCTGCAGACCGAAAGCGATCTCTGGGACAAGATCATCGCCATCAACCTGCGCGGCCCGCTGAACACCCACAAGGCGGTCTGCCCGCATATGGTCGGCCGCAAGGGCGGCCGGGTCATCAACATCGCGTCGGATGCGGCCCGCGTCGGCACCTCGACCGAGGCGGTCTATTCCGCCTGCAAGGGCGGCGTGATCGCCTTTACCAAGTCCATGGCGCGAGAGCTGGCGCGCAGCAACGTGCTGCTGAACACGGTCTGCCCGGGGCCGACCAATACGCCGATGATGGCCTCGGTGCTGGGCACCGGCGAGGATGCGGTGAAATGGAAGGACGCCATGGTGCGCGGCATCCCGCTGCGCCGCATGGGCGAACCCGAGGATTATGCCGGCATCGTCGCCTTCCTGGCCTCCGATGACGCGGGTTTCATCACCGGCCAGACCATCTCGGTCTCGGGCGGCATGAACATGATCTGACGGTAACGGCGATGAACGATCAGCCGATCCCGGCGCAGACCGAAGAGGCGGACGATCCGCCTTTCGGTTTCGTGCCCCTGGTGGACAGTTCCGCATCCGAACGGTTGTCGGGGCCCTATTATGTCCGGCTGGACAAGGATGCGCCGGCCATCGGCTTTCGTGTCCAGCGCCGCCATCTCAATCGCGCCGGCATGTGCCATGGCGGGGTTCTGGCGACGCTGGCCGACATGAACATCACGCCGATCAACCGCAGTCACGATCTGGCCGAAGTCAATCCGACGATCTCGATGTCGCTGGATTACTTCGCGCCGGTCCTGCTGGGGCAATGGGTCGAGGCGCAGCCCGACATCCTGCGCCGCACCCGCAACATCCTGTTCAGCCAATGCGTGCTGACCGCGGACGGGGTGCCCTCGGTGCGCGCCAGTGTGGTCTATCGCATCGGACGCCCGCGCGATGCGGAAAAGCCGCCGGCAGGGGCGGCCTGATTGCGGCTCGCCGCCCCGCGATGGTGGGGCGGCACCGAAAGCGGCGCCGATCCCGCTAGAGCCGGACCAGCTGCTTGCCGCTATTGCGCCCGGACATCATGCGCAGGAACGCCTCGGGCGCCGCGCCGATGCCCTCGAGGATGTCCTCGCGGAATTGCAGATGGCCCTGGCGTTGCCATTTCAGCAGATGGGCGAAGGCCTCGTCGCGGCGGTGCCACCAGTCAAAGACGACCAACCCCTGAACCGTGGCACGGGTCACGACCAGCCGGGCGCTCGAACGCAGGCCGATGTCCTCGGACGCCGGCTTGTCGATCACGGCGATACGCCCGACGATGGCGACGCGGGCGAAATTCGCCAGATTGGCCAGAACCGCGTCGTGGATCGGTCCGCCGGTATTGTCGAAGAAGAAATCCACGCCCTCGGGACAGGCCTCGGCGATGGCGGCCGACAGGTCCGGCGCGGTGCGATAGTTGACCCCGGCGTCGAAGCCGATCGAGCGGCAATAATCCAGCTTGTCGTCGCTGCCGGCGATGGCGACCACCCGCGCGCCCATCAGCCGGGCGATCTGGCCGGCGATCTGCCCGACCGCGCCCGAGGCGGCCGAGACCACCACCGTGTCGCCCGGCTTGGGGCGGCCGATCTCGAACAGGCCGATATAGGCGGTCAATCCCGGTATCCCCAGCCATGACAGCGCGGCCTGCGGCGGCGTGTCGGGCAGCACCCGATTGGCGGCGGCGGTGCCGCCCTGGTCGGGCGCGATCACCGCATATTCCTGCCAGCCGAGATTCATCGACTCGACCAGATCGCCCGCCTGCCAGCCGGGATGATTCGAGACGACGATCTCGCCCACCCCGCCGCCATGCATCACCTCGCCTGGGCGAACGCCGGCGGTGTAGTTCTTCGCCGGGCTGATACGTCCGCGCATGTAGGGGTCCATCGACAGCCACAGCGTGCGGACCAGGATCTGCCCCGGGCCCGGCTCGGGGACCGGATTCTCGACCAGCCGGAAATTCTCGGCCCGCGCCGGGCCTTCGGGGTAGCTGTCCAGCACCCAGCCGCGGTTGGTTTTCATGCTGCTTTCCTTCCGGTGAATGCTTACAGGAACCCGCGGGCGCGGGCCATGCGCTCAAGATTGCCGGTGCCCTGCATCAGGATCTGGCTGCGGTTCTCCAGCTCGATCGCGGCGGCGAGGCTGCCCGCTTCCAGATTGGCCCACATGCCGCGCTTGGTCAGCCAGGTGTTCAGCCGGCCGTTCTCGGCGATGGTTTCGGCCAGTTCGAAGGCGGCCGGCAACAGGCCCTCGGCAGTGGTGGTCAGGTGCACCAGCCCGATGCGGCCGGCTTCCTCGGCACCGACCATGCGGCCGGTCAGCATCATCTCGAAGGCGCGCGAGGTGCCGATGGCGCGCGGCAGCAGGTAGCTGACGCCGATGTCGCAACTGGTCATCCCGACCTTGATGAAAGCCGCGTTGAATTTCGCCCGGTCCGAGCAGATGCGAAGATCGCAACCAAGCGCCAGGCCAAGTCCCGCCCCGCAGGCGGGGCCGTTGACCGCGGCGATCACCGGCTGGCGCAAGGCCCGCAGCCGCGTAACCAGCCCGGCGAAATGTTCCTGGCGGCCGGTCCAGTGGGCGGCGGTTTCGACAGCATCGCCCTGGGTCTCATCCGCGGCCTCCAGATCGAAGCCCGCGCAGAAGCCGCGCCCCTCGCCGGTCACGATCACGGCGCTGGCTTCCGAACCGCCGACCCGGTCGAGCGCGGCGAAGAACGCATCGACCGCAGCGTCGTCAAAGGCATTCAGCCGCTCGGGACGGTTCAACCGGATGACGGCCACTCGCGGGTTCGTATCGTCCACGACGATGGGGTCTTGCAGCATGATCGCCTCTTGTGCCGGCTTCGGGAATTGATTTTCGAGGAGTATGGTAAGCATGCAAACAAATAGCAAGCCCCGCCGCTGCATGGGCTGAATTCTGCCCGCACCGATCACGCCGGGCCGCCCGGCGAAGGGGCATGCCTTCTTCGGCCCGGACAATTCGCCCGGCCTGACCACGCCCGCGCCAGAGGGGCTGTTCGCACTGCTCTGGCCGGGCGTTTGCCAGGATGTGCCGCATCATGAATGCGGCACAACTGTCTTGCATCGGCCCGGTCGGTATCACGAAGAACTGCCGAGCTTGCACTCCGGATTGGGGTTTCCGGCCACCTTTTGCCAGGGAACGATGGTCCGGACGGCAAGGTCGGGCTTTCCGTCCGTCATCACGACCTGGGAAATCACCACGGGGCGCAGCAGCTGGTGGTCTTCGGCCCGGATCGACAATTCTCCCAGCAGCGACTGGAAGGTCAGGCCGGAAAGGGCGGAAGCGATGTCCGCGGCCTGAAGGCTTCCGGCCTTTTGCGCGGCCGCCTGCGCCGCCTGCACCGCGACATATTGATCGGCCGCCACGTAATCCGGAATCTCGTGGAACTTGTCCATATAGCGGTCCGCGAATTTCCTGCTGTCCTCGGTCGGGAAGTCGGCAAGCCAGCCAAAGGTCTGGTAGTTCCCGACCACGTTGTCCGCCTGGCCGCCCAGGGTTGTGCGGGTGATGTAGCTGTGGCCCAGGATGATGTCGTATTTCTTGTCCAGCTTGAATTGGCGCTGTTGCTTGGCGAAATTGATCGCATCCGATCCGAAGGTCGAGATGAACAGCCCCTTGGAGGGCGAGGCCGCCAGCTGGGTGATCGAGGTGCCGAAATCGCTTGTGCCCAGCGGCGCATAGGCCACATGGCCGATAGAGCCGCCATGCGCGGCCGCCATCTTCTGGAAGGATTCCGAGGCATTGCGGCCGGTCGTATAGTCGGCAGCAAGGATGTCCCAGGAGATCGGGCCCTGCTCGGCAATCATCTGGTCATAGGCGCTGAGCACCAACTGGTCGGTGGTGGCGATATGGAAATAATTCTTGCGGCAATGCTCGCCGGTCAGGGACGCGGCCTGGGCAAAGCCGTCCAGCACGGCGACATTCATGGCCTCGGCCCGCGCGGCCAGAATGATCGAGGTGGACGAAGGCATCATGCCGGTAATCACCTGCACCCCGTCCTCCTTGACCAGCCGGGACGCGGCTTGCAACGCCGTTTCCGGCGTGCCCGCGTAGGTCGCGCGCCGGATCTCGATCCGGGGCGCATCCGGGGCGCGGGTTTCATTCAGGTCGGTCTCGGCAAGCTCGAGCGCCCGGACCTGGCCTTCGTAGAACCCGGCAAGCGGCCCACTGTCGATCAGCAGGGCGCCGATCTTCAGAACCTCCTCGGCGCGCGCCTCGGGCGGCGCGAGCATTGCCGTTCCGGCCAGTGCCAGCGCGGCAAGAAAACATTTGCTCATTATATCCTCCCAGTTTGATGAGCTTTTTCGCAGGCTGTCGGGAAAGCTAGTGAACGCTACGCTTATGCTCCGCCCAGAAGCGTTCGCGCAGATCCCCCTTCTGGATCTTGCCCGCGGCCGACATCGGCATCTCGTCAAGGATCTCGACCGAGCGGGGGCATTTGTAATTGGCGATGCGGCTGTGGCTGTGGGCGATCAGTTCGCCTTCGCAGGCGGTCTGGCCGGGCTTCAGCACCACGACCGCATGGACCGCCTCGCCCCAGCGCGGATCGGGGCGGCCGATGACGGCGCATTCCTGCACGGCGGGATGCGAGCGGATCGCGTTCTCGACCTCGACCGAATAGACGTTCTCGCCGCCCGAGACGATCATGTCCTTCAGGCGGTCGACGACGGTGATATAGCCGTCCTCGTCCATCACGGCGACGTCGCCGGTATGAAGCCAGCCGTCGCGGATCGCCTCGTCGGTGGCCTGCGGGTTGTTCCAATAGCCCTTCATCACGTTGAGACCGCGCACCACCACCTCGCCCGGCATCCCGGCCGGGACTTCGTTGCCATCGGGATCGACCAGCCTGAAATGCGCGCCATAGACGCTGCGGCCGGTGGCCCGGCGCTTGTTGGCGGAGCCTTCGCCGAAATGCGCCGCCCAGGGCAGGCATGTCAGGATCCCGGCCACCTCGGTCTGGCCGTAGCCCTGGAT
This window of the Paracoccus sp. N5 genome carries:
- a CDS encoding long-chain fatty acid--CoA ligase, with product MSHLLGLSMDLPLLISAINEHGAEAHGRTEIVSYDLAGRRHCYSFLDMNRRSKQLANALTGRGMTLGKRVATLAWNTHRHMEIFYGATGMGCPIHTVNPRLTTEHLEYIINEGAAEVLFLDADLVPRVIELAGKLPHLRHFVVLEPRENLPDGGPLTLESYEDWLAAEPEEFQWPEFDERSASTICFTSGTTGLPKGVVYSHRATVLQTMTFTSMGWLPPTRRGKPVLLAVAPMFHSNAWNFPFGALYAGVPLVLPGRNLSPENLQRVIAAEGVTCAAMVPSILTNIIEHVRANGLDLGRLESVVTSGAGAAPRLIAWLHENGIATTHTWGMTECMFGTSGALLSAHADLPLDERMPYLLKDGRQTALTRIRIVDDEGNVLPRDGQTRGHLRVRGQWAAKGYLNQPENCTLDRDGWLITGDIATIDPDGYLKIVDRDKDLIKSGGEWISSSDLEKIAASHPDVVQAAAIAVNHPKWQERPLLIVQLREGAVLDAPAILELIGSQVAKWWVPDDVVQIAEFPLSATGKVRKMELRETFADHYNQKAEA
- a CDS encoding SDR family oxidoreductase, with the translated sequence MSNSEIRAQSPYKPDLLAGKRILVTGGGTGLGLEMSRGFSALGAHVFICGRREDVLAEACKTIAAEGGAADYLITNVRDPESVDATVAKIWESGPLTGLVNNAAANFIAPTETLSPRGYQAITQTVMDGSFFATLACGKRWIAGGLPGTVLSNLVTWVWTGSAFVTPSAMSKAAIQAMTMSLAVEWGPKNIRLNAIAPGPFPTPNAWEKLNPIPGSSVGATQKEKVPLRRFGEMHELRNLTAFLMSDACTYINGATVAVDGGHHLAAPSTFADLSDMSAEDWAAAREALRASAEKEKQGRKA
- a CDS encoding 3-keto-5-aminohexanoate cleavage protein, which produces MSCAITGSIHTPTMSPYLPVSAETIGTQAIDAARAGAAILHLHARVEGTGAPSQKPEDYARFLPRIRDNCDAVVNITTGGGLGMSLEDRLAPALAFAPELASMNMGSLNFNISGAAARIKEFQHDWERPYLEMTKDFILSNTFTQIERGIRALSEQGTRFEYECYDVGHLYNLAHFLDRGLVDGPLFVQGVFGILGGISAEAEHLLHMRRTADRLFGDQYVMSVLAAGRHQMTMAVTNATLGGHVRVGLEDSIYIGKGELAKSNAEQVEKITRILNELSIETATPDEARAMLGLKGAAHVKF
- a CDS encoding glucose 1-dehydrogenase, which codes for MSSTSKTAIVTGGGQGIGRAITLRLAKEGYKVAIFDLKPELAEETATEARANGVEVKIYGLDVADEAAVNAAVADVEANLGPVWVLVNNAGWDKPAMFLQTESDLWDKIIAINLRGPLNTHKAVCPHMVGRKGGRVINIASDAARVGTSTEAVYSACKGGVIAFTKSMARELARSNVLLNTVCPGPTNTPMMASVLGTGEDAVKWKDAMVRGIPLRRMGEPEDYAGIVAFLASDDAGFITGQTISVSGGMNMI
- a CDS encoding PaaI family thioesterase; this translates as MNDQPIPAQTEEADDPPFGFVPLVDSSASERLSGPYYVRLDKDAPAIGFRVQRRHLNRAGMCHGGVLATLADMNITPINRSHDLAEVNPTISMSLDYFAPVLLGQWVEAQPDILRRTRNILFSQCVLTADGVPSVRASVVYRIGRPRDAEKPPAGAA
- a CDS encoding NADP-dependent oxidoreductase, encoding MKTNRGWVLDSYPEGPARAENFRLVENPVPEPGPGQILVRTLWLSMDPYMRGRISPAKNYTAGVRPGEVMHGGGVGEIVVSNHPGWQAGDLVESMNLGWQEYAVIAPDQGGTAAANRVLPDTPPQAALSWLGIPGLTAYIGLFEIGRPKPGDTVVVSAASGAVGQIAGQIARLMGARVVAIAGSDDKLDYCRSIGFDAGVNYRTAPDLSAAIAEACPEGVDFFFDNTGGPIHDAVLANLANFARVAIVGRIAVIDKPASEDIGLRSSARLVVTRATVQGLVVFDWWHRRDEAFAHLLKWQRQGHLQFREDILEGIGAAPEAFLRMMSGRNSGKQLVRL
- a CDS encoding enoyl-CoA hydratase-related protein; this encodes MLQDPIVVDDTNPRVAVIRLNRPERLNAFDDAAVDAFFAALDRVGGSEASAVIVTGEGRGFCAGFDLEAADETQGDAVETAAHWTGRQEHFAGLVTRLRALRQPVIAAVNGPACGAGLGLALGCDLRICSDRAKFNAAFIKVGMTSCDIGVSYLLPRAIGTSRAFEMMLTGRMVGAEEAGRIGLVHLTTTAEGLLPAAFELAETIAENGRLNTWLTKRGMWANLEAGSLAAAIELENRSQILMQGTGNLERMARARGFL
- a CDS encoding ABC transporter substrate-binding protein yields the protein MSKCFLAALALAGTAMLAPPEARAEEVLKIGALLIDSGPLAGFYEGQVRALELAETDLNETRAPDAPRIEIRRATYAGTPETALQAASRLVKEDGVQVITGMMPSSTSIILAARAEAMNVAVLDGFAQAASLTGEHCRKNYFHIATTDQLVLSAYDQMIAEQGPISWDILAADYTTGRNASESFQKMAAAHGGSIGHVAYAPLGTSDFGTSITQLAASPSKGLFISTFGSDAINFAKQQRQFKLDKKYDIILGHSYITRTTLGGQADNVVGNYQTFGWLADFPTEDSRKFADRYMDKFHEIPDYVAADQYVAVQAAQAAAQKAGSLQAADIASALSGLTFQSLLGELSIRAEDHQLLRPVVISQVVMTDGKPDLAVRTIVPWQKVAGNPNPECKLGSSS